The Candidatus Rokuibacteriota bacterium genomic sequence ATGGCCAGCACGCAGAGGACAACGCCGTTGACGAGAGCCGCCAGAATCTCGACGCGGTAGTACCCGTACGTCTTCTCCGCCGTGGCCGGCTTCTCGGCGAACCAGACGGCGAGGAGCGAGAACCCCACCCCCGCCGCGTCGACGAAGAGGTGGGCCGCGTCGGCGAGGAGCGCGAGCGAGTTCGCCCACCAGCCGACGACGACCTGCACCACCATGAAAGACGCGCTGAGCGCGAAGACCACCCAGAGGCGATGCTTGTGACGCGAGGAATGCGTGTGGCGGTGGTGCACGGCCTATTTGGCGGCCGGGACCAGCAGGCGCGCTTCTCCCTGGCGGACGCCCTGGCTCTCGTAGAAGCCCGCCCGGGCCTCGAGCGCGAAGCGGAAGTCGCCCATCGGGCCGTACAGCGCGGTGGGGCTCGGGTCCATCTTGAGGATGGAGAAGATGGTGCCGTTCGCTTTCACGAAGGCGATGTCGAGGGCGGCCGGGACATTCTGCATGTGGAACTGGGTGTAGATCTCGCGGCCGAAGTCGAAAAGGATGCGCGTGTTCTGGATCTCCTGGGGAGTCGAGCACTGGAAGCCTGCCGCCGCCTGCTCGGAATTCTCGGCCACCTTCACGCGGATAGCGACGGTCTTGGCGCCCACCTGGACGGTTACCATGCGGACCGGCATGGCGGCGAAGGCCGCGCGCCAGCGCTTGCACTCGCCGTCTTGCGCCGAGGCGCCCCCGGCGACCGACAGGCAGAGCAGGGTGATGGCGGCGAGGCGCGCGCGCGGGCCCCACGGCACGCGCCGGGCGAGCGACGCCAGCGCGAAGAGCAGGAGCGCCGTCAGCACTACGGCGCCGCCCGCGGCCAGGCTCAGGTAGTAGGCGGCGGTGAGGCCGATTCCGACCGAGGCGAGCGCCATCACGACGGCCACGGCCGTCGCGCGGCGGAAGCTCCGGCCGAGGGCGAAGCCCGTGAGCGTCGGAATCACGATCATGGCGCTGACGAGCAGGACTCCCACCATGCGCATGGCGACCACGGTGGTGAGCGCGGTGAGCACCGTCAGCATCAGGTTGAGCGCGGTGACGGGGACGCCGCTCGTCCGCGCCAGGTCCTCGTGGAGCGTGATGGCGAAGAGCTGCCGGTAGGAGAGCAGGATGGTCGTCACCACGACGGCGCCCAAGGCCAGGATGAGCCAGACGTCCGCCGGGCTGATCGTCAGGATGCTGCCGAAGAGGATGGCGAAGAGATCGGCGTTGAAGCCGCGCGCGAGGCTGATCAGCACCACGGCCAGCGCGAAGCCTCCTGAGAGGAAGACCGCCAGCGCCGCGTCCCCCTGGAGCGCTCCGCGGGAGCGGAGCCGCTCCATGCCGAGCGCGCCGGCCACGGTCACGACGAGGGCGCCCAGGACCGGCGAGGCGCCCACGAGGAGCCCGAGCGCGACGCCCGCCAGCGCGACGTGGGCCAGGGTGTCGGCGATCAGGGAGAGCCGCCGCGGGACGAGGAATACGCCGATCAGCGGGCAGACCACGGCCATGACGGCGCCCGCCGCGAACGCGCGCTGCATGAAGCCGAACTGGAGGAAGTCGGGCATGAGGCTAGTGGTCGTGGCTCACGATGCGCACCGACGGCCCGTACAGCGCCGTCAGGGCCGCGTCGCTCAGGAAATCGCCGGGGCGGCCGTGGAAGATGAGCCGCCGGTTGAGGCAGGCGAGCTTGGTCACTTCCTTGGCGACGACGCCGATGTCATGGCTGACGAGGACGAGGGTGACCTCGCGCTCGCGGTTCAAGTGGTGGAGCATGGCGTAGAAAGAGGTCTGCGCCTCGGGGTCCACGCCGCCCGTGGGCTCGTCCAGGATGATCAGCTCGGGGTCGGAAACCAATGCGCGGGCGATCAGCACGCGCTGCTGCTGCCCGGTTGAGAGCGCGCCGATGCGCGCCCGCGCGTGCGCCTCCATGCCGACGCGGGCCAGCGCTTCGGTGACGCGCGCTCTTTGAGCCCGGCCGATACGCTGGAGGAGACCGAGGCTCGCCACGAGCCCGGAGGCCACAACCTCCTGCACGGTCACGGGCAGGGAAGGGTCGAGCGCGGCCCGCTGCGGGACATAGCCAAGTCGCCGCCACTCCCGGAATGCGGCCGGCGGCTGGCCGAAGAGCCTCACCGAGCCTTCCTGCGGCTCCAGCAAGCCCAGCATCACGCGCAAGAGCGTGGTCTTGCCCGAGCCGTTGGGGCCGATGATGCCGAGGAAGTCGCCGGGCTCGACGGTGAGGTTGATGCCGTCGAGCACGCGGACCTCTCCGTAGGAGACCCCCACGCCCTCGAGCTCGACGAAGGGGCGCATCAGGCCGCGCTCCGCCTCGCATCCCACCACGCGCCGGCCGCAGCGCAGGAGGAGCCGAGGAGAAACCCGCCCAGTACGTCCGAGGGCCAGTGGGCGTGCAGCACGAGGCGCGCGAGGCCGACGAGGACCATCATGATGGCCACCACGGCGGTGAGCCCGAGCCGCTGGACGCGACTCCACGGCTCCTTGATGGCGAAGTAGATGGCGATGACGGCGAAGGCCGCGGCCCCGGTCATGTGGCCGCTCGGAAAGCCCATGGCCGAGCCCCGCGGCCGCGTCCGCCCGACGAGGTGCTTGGCCACCTGCTCGATCACCGGCGCCCCGAGGAGCACGAGCACGATGAGCCACCAGCGCTTCCGCGCCTCGGGCGAGATGGCGAGGAGCACGAGGGAGGCGGGCAGGAGCCCCTTCCACGAGCCGAAGATGTTGACCCAGGAGAAGAAGTCGCGGACGGCCGGAGTCCGATGCGCCATGACCTCTTCGTAGAGCGTCGTATCGCCGGGCAGAAGGCCGACCGCGAAGACCAGGACTCCGAGCCCCAGGAACAGCGCGGCGCCTCCCAGGGAGAGCGCGCGCCAATGGCGGGTTGGATGTCTTGGCATGATCTCAGATTGTACTCGAAGAGCGCGCGGGACTCGCACCACCGGTACCGGACGGCGCAGGCTGGCGAGAAGGGTCCAGATGCGAGGCGGCGCCCCGCAGTTCGAGTTGAGCGGCCGTTGCTGGTCGCGAGACGAGGGCTGAGTAGATCCGCGGGCGAGGCGTACTTTCTGTACGTTGAGCCCGAAGCCGAGGGCGCCAACGAAGCAGATGGGCCCTTATCGTCAGCCTGCTAGCGGCAGCCGAGGCCGTCGCGGAGGCTCGCGAGGTTGGCCATCATGAGGTCGAGATAGCCCTTGCCCGCCGCCGCCTCCTCGCGGGTGAGGCCTTCGATCGGGTTCAGCACCAGGGTCCGGGCGCCGATCTCACGGGCCAGGGTGTCGGCCAGCCGCCGGCTCACCAGCGTCTCGAAGAAGACGACCTCGACCTTGCGCTCCCGCGCGAGGCG encodes the following:
- a CDS encoding metal ABC transporter ATP-binding protein, which gives rise to MRPFVELEGVGVSYGEVRVLDGINLTVEPGDFLGIIGPNGSGKTTLLRVMLGLLEPQEGSVRLFGQPPAAFREWRRLGYVPQRAALDPSLPVTVQEVVASGLVASLGLLQRIGRAQRARVTEALARVGMEAHARARIGALSTGQQQRVLIARALVSDPELIILDEPTGGVDPEAQTSFYAMLHHLNREREVTLVLVSHDIGVVAKEVTKLACLNRRLIFHGRPGDFLSDAALTALYGPSVRIVSHDH
- a CDS encoding phosphatase PAP2 family protein, with protein sequence MPRHPTRHWRALSLGGAALFLGLGVLVFAVGLLPGDTTLYEEVMAHRTPAVRDFFSWVNIFGSWKGLLPASLVLLAISPEARKRWWLIVLVLLGAPVIEQVAKHLVGRTRPRGSAMGFPSGHMTGAAAFAVIAIYFAIKEPWSRVQRLGLTAVVAIMMVLVGLARLVLHAHWPSDVLGGFLLGSSCAAAGAWWDARRSAA
- a CDS encoding metal ABC transporter permease → MPDFLQFGFMQRAFAAGAVMAVVCPLIGVFLVPRRLSLIADTLAHVALAGVALGLLVGASPVLGALVVTVAGALGMERLRSRGALQGDAALAVFLSGGFALAVVLISLARGFNADLFAILFGSILTISPADVWLILALGAVVVTTILLSYRQLFAITLHEDLARTSGVPVTALNLMLTVLTALTTVVAMRMVGVLLVSAMIVIPTLTGFALGRSFRRATAVAVVMALASVGIGLTAAYYLSLAAGGAVVLTALLLFALASLARRVPWGPRARLAAITLLCLSVAGGASAQDGECKRWRAAFAAMPVRMVTVQVGAKTVAIRVKVAENSEQAAAGFQCSTPQEIQNTRILFDFGREIYTQFHMQNVPAALDIAFVKANGTIFSILKMDPSPTALYGPMGDFRFALEARAGFYESQGVRQGEARLLVPAAK